A part of Sander vitreus isolate 19-12246 chromosome 8, sanVit1, whole genome shotgun sequence genomic DNA contains:
- the LOC144521720 gene encoding uncharacterized protein LOC144521720, with product MKVLGVVEGKLCPCDQLVLMTCEDRKLYAFDGEEEELHMVAESLEKLGEKGLTYPASQSYYKGEAFKDMTEKDWDKVRSSAVGKKLEAEHLKLVKEKKPKLLEKLKSAKAAAKAAA from the exons ATGAAGGTTTTAGGAGTAGTGGAGGGGAAGTTGTGCCCGTGTGATCAGCTGGTCCTGATGACCTGTGAGGACAGAAAGCTGTATGCCTTcgatggagaggaagaggagctgcACATGGTGGCTGAGAGCCTGGAGAAGCTCGGTGAAAAGGGACTGACGTATCCAGCATCACAGAGCTACTACAAAGGAGAGGCCTTCAAAGATATG ACGGAGAAGGACTGGGACAAAGTGAGGAGCAGCGCTGTGGGGAAGAAGCTGGAAGCAGAGCATCTCAAActggtgaaagaaaaaaagcccaaactTTTGGAGAAACTGAAATCAGCCAAAGCTGCTGCCAAAGCTGCTGCCTGA